A genomic segment from Thiomicrorhabdus aquaedulcis encodes:
- a CDS encoding YcjX family protein, giving the protein MTSIFSRASHALESLVHKGSEQLEQWVSQEVHKIAITGLSRSGKSMLFTSLMGALQYRADHLYDSLPLLKSLPVELIDKMELLPIMGHTPFPLTTHLDALDAQQWPRATDEVYGFQLVIWLKQTHFIKKQLMPHKKVVFEFYDYPGEWLTDLPMLNKTFTQWSDSAWAQQMSAPQKFYANDWHAFADDFNFDSTPDNATVARWVNEYRGYLQTAKAGGISLLQPGSLLLPSTQFDWGTYGFAPLPTNISSDPQHPWTRLFSAHYNLFNQAWLKPLKETTFKTTDKQIILIDLFEGLNHSKQHVLQLKEAISNLAATFVYGSNHWLRQKVLRKTRVAKVAFVATKIDLIPLSQQANLMALLHEVTAGARAQFKADEVDFEHFLVSAMQTTDPGKTPESLRYTNQYDDYIEAQFEPLPSGLKQMLEHENYPYLPVKVPKDYLARMLNAQGLDRLFEYIIKDKS; this is encoded by the coding sequence ATGACCTCTATTTTTTCACGAGCCAGTCATGCGTTGGAGTCGTTAGTACATAAAGGTTCAGAGCAACTCGAACAATGGGTTAGCCAAGAGGTGCATAAAATTGCCATAACCGGCTTAAGTCGCAGTGGTAAATCAATGCTTTTTACCAGCCTTATGGGTGCCTTGCAGTATCGAGCCGATCATCTTTACGACAGTTTGCCATTGTTAAAAAGCTTGCCGGTGGAGCTGATTGATAAAATGGAATTGCTGCCTATTATGGGTCACACGCCGTTTCCGTTAACAACACACTTAGATGCATTAGACGCACAGCAATGGCCGCGTGCCACCGATGAAGTGTACGGTTTTCAACTGGTTATTTGGCTTAAGCAAACCCACTTTATAAAAAAACAGCTAATGCCGCATAAAAAAGTGGTGTTTGAGTTTTATGACTACCCCGGCGAATGGCTTACTGATTTGCCCATGCTAAATAAAACCTTTACCCAATGGTCCGATTCGGCATGGGCTCAACAAATGAGCGCTCCCCAAAAGTTTTACGCCAACGACTGGCATGCTTTTGCGGATGATTTTAATTTTGATTCTACCCCCGATAACGCAACGGTAGCACGCTGGGTAAATGAGTATCGTGGCTATTTACAAACCGCTAAAGCCGGTGGCATTTCGCTGTTGCAACCGGGTAGCTTACTGTTGCCTAGTACGCAATTTGATTGGGGCACTTATGGGTTTGCGCCACTGCCCACCAACATCAGCAGCGACCCGCAACATCCGTGGACGCGATTGTTTAGTGCGCATTACAACCTGTTTAACCAGGCCTGGTTAAAACCTCTTAAAGAAACCACGTTTAAAACCACCGACAAACAAATTATCTTAATTGACCTGTTTGAAGGCTTAAACCACAGCAAGCAGCATGTTTTGCAACTTAAAGAAGCTATTAGCAATTTAGCCGCTACCTTTGTATACGGCTCAAATCACTGGTTACGCCAAAAAGTGTTGCGTAAAACGCGGGTGGCCAAAGTGGCGTTTGTAGCCACTAAAATTGATTTAATACCGTTGTCTCAGCAAGCCAATTTAATGGCGTTATTGCACGAAGTCACTGCTGGCGCGCGCGCGCAATTTAAGGCCGATGAAGTTGATTTTGAGCATTTTCTGGTGTCGGCCATGCAAACCACCGACCCCGGAAAAACCCCCGAGAGTTTGCGTTACACGAATCAATATGACGACTACATTGAAGCGCAGTTTGAACCGCTTCCCAGCGGGCTAAAACAGATGCTTGAACATGAAAATTACCCGTACTTACCGGTTAAAGTTCCAAAAGACTATTTGGCTCGCATGCTTAACGCACAAGGTTTAGACCGCTTGTTTGAATACATAATTAAGGATAAATCATGA
- a CDS encoding host attachment protein, whose product MNTESKPIWILVANSAQARVFKTQDSTAPWHEIADFSHSEARLHERDLDTDVSGRNRTPLGGGHVFDEIISPKEQENIYFANQIAHYLHDALNQNQFGLLYVVSAPEFLGQLRQLFGEQLQKQVVLSVDKNLVTDSVQNIRAHLPLALGK is encoded by the coding sequence ATGAATACAGAAAGCAAACCCATTTGGATTTTAGTGGCCAATAGCGCACAAGCGCGTGTTTTTAAAACTCAGGATTCAACCGCGCCTTGGCATGAAATAGCCGATTTCTCGCACTCAGAAGCACGCCTGCATGAGCGAGACTTGGACACCGATGTGTCGGGGCGCAATCGCACACCGTTGGGTGGAGGGCATGTTTTTGACGAAATCATTTCACCTAAAGAACAAGAAAATATCTATTTTGCTAACCAAATCGCTCATTATTTGCACGATGCTTTAAATCAAAATCAGTTTGGTTTGTTGTATGTGGTGTCTGCCCCAGAATTTTTGGGGCAGTTGCGTCAGTTGTTTGGTGAACAGCTTCAAAAACAGGTGGTATTGAGTGTGGATAAAAACCTAGTAACGGATTCTGTGCAGAATATTCGTGCACATTTGCCGTTGGCGTTAGGAAAATAG
- the clpS gene encoding ATP-dependent Clp protease adapter ClpS has product MPHAPDYDDGNTLLDTAKPKLKRPKRYQVILLNDDFTPMEFVVLVLQEFFGMDEQKAHAIMLAVHHDGKGVCGVFSREVAEMKVQQVNQFSRAHKHPLMCQLEVV; this is encoded by the coding sequence ATGCCACACGCTCCAGATTACGACGACGGTAACACACTGCTCGACACTGCCAAGCCCAAGTTAAAGCGCCCTAAACGCTACCAAGTAATACTGTTAAATGACGACTTTACGCCCATGGAATTTGTGGTGCTGGTTTTGCAAGAGTTTTTTGGTATGGACGAGCAAAAAGCCCATGCCATTATGTTAGCCGTGCATCATGATGGCAAAGGGGTCTGCGGTGTGTTTAGCCGAGAAGTGGCCGAGATGAAAGTACAGCAAGTCAATCAGTTTTCACGCGCGCACAAGCACCCATTAATGTGTCAATTAGAGGTAGTCTGA
- a CDS encoding YaeQ family protein codes for MALKPTIYKFKIAVSDLNRNRFDDVALTIAQHPSENLERMMVRVLAFCIHQAEFLTFTKGLNENDDPAIWARSLDDQIDVWIDVGEPAVDRLKKASYNAKQVFVYSFNSKSDVWWEQSRSKLALLKVNVLQVPWGQAQDLAKMVERTMDFSVTLTGESAYFATAQGDCEVHWNVLQIPQ; via the coding sequence GTGGCACTTAAACCCACTATATATAAATTTAAAATTGCGGTTTCTGACTTAAATCGTAATCGATTTGACGATGTAGCCTTGACCATTGCCCAGCATCCTTCAGAAAACTTAGAGCGTATGATGGTGCGTGTGTTAGCGTTTTGCATTCATCAAGCTGAGTTTTTAACCTTTACTAAAGGTTTAAATGAAAACGACGATCCAGCAATTTGGGCGCGCAGTTTAGACGATCAAATTGATGTGTGGATTGACGTAGGCGAGCCAGCGGTTGATCGCCTTAAAAAGGCAAGTTACAACGCCAAACAGGTGTTTGTATACAGTTTTAACAGTAAGTCAGATGTTTGGTGGGAGCAGTCGCGCAGCAAACTTGCGTTGTTAAAGGTAAATGTATTGCAAGTTCCGTGGGGACAGGCTCAAGATTTAGCCAAAATGGTGGAACGTACCATGGATTTTTCAGTGACATTAACGGGTGAGTCGGCTTACTTTGCCACCGCCCAGGGTGACTGCGAAGTGCATTGGAACGTATTGCAGATACCTCAATAA
- the infA gene encoding translation initiation factor IF-1 produces the protein MSKQDVIEFEGVVLETLPNTMFKVELENGHKILAHISGRMRKNYIRILAGDAVKVELTPYDLTKGRITYRGK, from the coding sequence ATGTCAAAACAAGATGTCATTGAATTTGAAGGTGTGGTTTTAGAAACGCTGCCTAACACAATGTTTAAAGTGGAACTGGAAAACGGCCATAAAATTTTGGCGCACATTTCTGGTCGCATGCGTAAAAACTATATCCGAATTCTAGCCGGTGACGCTGTTAAGGTTGAACTTACACCTTACGACTTAACCAAGGGACGCATTACTTATCGCGGTAAGTAA
- a CDS encoding PhnA domain-containing protein: protein MSNQILDTLLARSQNSCELCNSEHNLSAFAVTPSDESADQSIVVCNTCLSQINQTAPIDENHWRCLNDSMWSTVPAVQVVAYRMLKTLNTGWSQDLLDMLYLDDDTKAWAEAGLTQTLTDDDTQPTKDSNGTTLSEGDNVTIIKDLEVKGAGFTAKRGTMVRGIHLTDNPLHIEGKVNGTQIVLVAAYLKKA, encoded by the coding sequence ATGAGTAATCAAATATTAGACACTTTATTGGCACGCAGCCAAAACAGTTGTGAATTATGCAACAGTGAACACAACCTAAGCGCTTTTGCCGTTACACCAAGCGATGAATCGGCTGACCAATCTATTGTGGTGTGCAATACTTGTTTAAGCCAAATCAATCAAACAGCCCCCATCGATGAAAATCACTGGCGTTGTCTAAACGACAGTATGTGGAGCACGGTTCCTGCTGTACAAGTGGTTGCTTACAGAATGCTAAAAACCCTTAATACTGGATGGTCGCAAGACCTGTTAGACATGCTTTATTTGGACGACGACACCAAAGCGTGGGCCGAAGCTGGTTTAACACAAACCCTCACAGACGATGACACGCAACCCACCAAAGACAGTAATGGTACTACGTTATCTGAAGGCGACAACGTCACTATTATTAAAGATTTGGAGGTCAAAGGTGCGGGGTTTACTGCAAAACGTGGGACCATGGTGCGAGGGATTCATTTAACAGACAATCCATTGCATATTGAAGGCAAAGTAAACGGCACTCAAATTGTATTGGTCGCCGCGTATCTTAAAAAAGCCTAA
- the aat gene encoding leucyl/phenylalanyl-tRNA--protein transferase, producing the protein MKNTPKNTPFWLDPQPVLFPPSHLALTEPNGLLAVGGDLTPEWLLHAYSKGLFPWFNADEPVLWWTPNPRSVLFMNELKIHKSLQKTLVRIEDNENLTVTFDQAFTQVMQACSNAPRPGQNGTWITPKMIAAYSSLHQSGHAHSVEVWQGDELVGGVYGVALGKMFYGESMFANVRDASKIGLVALCMHLKQWGFSLLDTQVETPHLKSLGARSIPRTEFEQYLNTQIQMAFPAHAWQVSPDWFNWVDYYVYEQKHAPSNTLQPI; encoded by the coding sequence ATGAAAAATACCCCGAAAAACACCCCCTTTTGGCTTGACCCGCAACCGGTTTTATTTCCACCCAGTCATTTGGCGCTCACCGAGCCTAATGGTTTATTGGCTGTGGGCGGAGACCTAACCCCAGAATGGCTTTTACACGCTTACAGCAAAGGTTTGTTTCCTTGGTTTAACGCAGACGAACCTGTTTTATGGTGGACACCTAACCCACGCAGTGTGTTGTTTATGAACGAGTTAAAAATTCATAAAAGTCTGCAAAAAACTCTAGTGCGAATCGAAGACAACGAGAACCTTACGGTTACGTTTGATCAAGCCTTTACTCAAGTGATGCAGGCCTGTTCAAACGCACCCAGGCCTGGTCAAAATGGTACATGGATTACCCCGAAAATGATTGCCGCATACTCTAGTCTGCATCAGTCTGGTCACGCACATTCGGTTGAAGTGTGGCAAGGCGATGAATTGGTGGGTGGTGTCTACGGCGTAGCATTGGGCAAAATGTTTTATGGTGAATCCATGTTTGCTAACGTGCGTGATGCGTCTAAAATTGGTTTAGTGGCGTTGTGTATGCATTTAAAACAATGGGGTTTTAGCTTACTTGACACTCAAGTAGAAACCCCTCACCTTAAAAGTTTGGGCGCACGCTCTATTCCACGTACTGAATTTGAACAATATTTAAACACGCAAATTCAAATGGCGTTTCCGGCACACGCTTGGCAAGTGAGTCCAGACTGGTTTAATTGGGTGGATTATTACGTGTATGAGCAAAAGCATGCGCCATCAAATACCTTGCAACCGATTTGA
- a CDS encoding DUF697 domain-containing protein, with amino-acid sequence MNDAHYRSKVTQTKLNQRAPEMGLPNPLPSLKSDEERNTMAGSSWGWWALGLGLTSIIAFAVLDAVLFLQTLFAESPIISTVLAGLLLAFLVVAGLFINREVQGYRSIEPFLQVQTHIVDLASKDDRAFTLKTLQKHAKQQAGSRFAQDCYHQFFSSLKPHHSNAELLSLYEQKVHGLIHAKAQAVLKKESLLSGGLAFVSPNSLIQTTLILWVSVRTLRRIAQVYGLRPGKVGGVKLLRITLENLAAQGVLDVISDEIANQIGSSLAAKFIENSAQAVAASALNIRLGKALIRQLEGPNREVKL; translated from the coding sequence ATGAACGATGCGCACTATCGCTCTAAAGTGACTCAAACTAAACTTAATCAGCGCGCTCCCGAGATGGGCTTACCGAATCCATTGCCCAGTTTAAAGTCCGATGAAGAGCGCAACACAATGGCTGGCTCATCATGGGGTTGGTGGGCATTGGGGCTGGGTCTTACATCTATTATTGCGTTTGCGGTGTTGGACGCCGTTTTGTTTTTGCAAACGCTGTTTGCTGAGTCGCCCATTATTAGCACTGTGCTAGCCGGCTTATTGTTGGCCTTTTTGGTGGTTGCAGGCTTGTTTATTAACCGTGAGGTGCAGGGCTATCGTTCGATTGAGCCATTTTTACAGGTGCAAACGCACATAGTTGACTTGGCCAGTAAAGACGACCGTGCCTTTACCCTAAAAACTTTGCAAAAGCATGCTAAACAGCAAGCCGGTAGCCGGTTTGCGCAAGACTGTTATCACCAGTTTTTTAGCAGTTTAAAGCCACACCACAGCAATGCCGAACTGTTGAGTTTATACGAGCAAAAAGTGCACGGGCTTATTCATGCTAAAGCTCAAGCGGTGTTAAAAAAAGAGTCGTTATTAAGCGGTGGTTTGGCCTTTGTAAGCCCAAATAGCTTGATTCAAACTACCTTAATTTTATGGGTGAGTGTGCGCACACTTAGACGCATAGCTCAGGTGTATGGTTTACGTCCTGGCAAAGTCGGCGGCGTTAAGTTGTTGCGAATTACGCTCGAAAATCTAGCCGCGCAAGGCGTGTTAGACGTTATAAGCGATGAAATTGCTAATCAAATAGGCAGCAGTCTAGCCGCTAAGTTTATCGAAAATTCAGCACAAGCCGTCGCGGCCAGTGCGTTAAACATTCGGCTTGGCAAAGCGTTAATTCGTCAATTAGAAGGGCCTAATAGAGAGGTAAAACTGTAA
- a CDS encoding DnaJ domain-containing protein encodes MSSFNALYDPLMDYFAVLGVHQGACQQSVKLAYRKMARRYHPDVSKIVDATTKFQEIAHAYEVLTKHRKTYCQDFELARRQQQAMHAAQTARAARSAQFAKKEHTAHTASKKSCEESGSHHAKNTEFSWHNAGRGQKPLNGKNRLITYPLTLRYAIRLLKLGFFYIPGLKINMKFTREAFEGKTFRIAGKGYSGLFGGTSGDYLVRFNIKLDTLRYELKGADIHGVFYVEYEQLTVGKSLMLDAPSGHFSVLVSTDFASNQVIKVPNMGLPGDARFQAGHLYARLVVR; translated from the coding sequence ATGTCTTCCTTTAACGCTTTATACGACCCATTAATGGACTATTTTGCCGTATTGGGAGTGCACCAAGGTGCCTGTCAACAATCGGTTAAATTAGCGTACCGCAAAATGGCGCGACGCTATCACCCAGATGTGTCTAAAATAGTTGACGCAACGACTAAATTTCAAGAAATTGCTCATGCCTATGAGGTCTTAACTAAGCATCGTAAGACGTATTGTCAAGATTTTGAATTGGCACGTCGACAGCAACAGGCAATGCATGCTGCGCAAACTGCCAGAGCTGCTAGAAGCGCTCAGTTTGCTAAAAAAGAGCACACCGCGCATACCGCGTCTAAAAAATCCTGTGAAGAGTCCGGCTCGCACCATGCCAAAAACACTGAGTTTTCGTGGCATAATGCCGGTCGGGGTCAAAAACCATTAAACGGCAAAAATCGCTTAATTACTTATCCATTAACTCTACGTTATGCAATACGCCTACTTAAACTTGGATTTTTTTACATTCCAGGATTAAAAATTAACATGAAATTTACCCGTGAGGCCTTTGAAGGCAAAACCTTTAGAATCGCCGGCAAAGGTTACAGTGGATTATTTGGCGGCACGTCAGGTGATTATTTAGTGCGTTTTAATATTAAGCTCGACACCCTTCGCTATGAATTAAAAGGGGCTGATATTCACGGTGTTTTTTACGTGGAATATGAACAGTTAACCGTTGGAAAATCATTAATGCTGGATGCGCCAAGCGGCCATTTTAGTGTGCTAGTTTCTACTGATTTTGCATCCAATCAGGTTATTAAAGTACCTAATATGGGTTTACCTGGCGATGCTCGATTTCAGGCGGGGCATTTGTATGCAAGATTAGTTGTTCGCTAG
- a CDS encoding SEL1-like repeat protein: MIKKRLITSLCMVLLSAVFSVARADGFDAAFSAYEKRDYTSAMAGFKPLAKAGDVVAQNMMSLMYANGQGVNVDIAQAVFWQTQAANQGDVGAQVALAFRYFEGNGVPKDYQKALELNIAAAKQGNAAAQFNLGVMYGQGIGVEKNTEQALYWYSQTAEQGDAAVQFNLAKMYQTGQNAPQSDAKALYWYNKAAMSGHAGAQNKLGLMFKSGLGVKADLAKAVHWFNQAAAQAEPDAQHNLGQLFHLGLGVSKDLKKAFYWYDEAAKQGHLGAQNSVAWMHEHGLGVVKNAQTAFAWYEQAAKLGDAQAQYNLGVLYATGKGIKSDAVQAAHWFNLAAQQQHVRAQYELAAAYLRGLGVAPDLSKAVDWFRTAAKAGYPQAQDQLGVRYALGEGVEQSWVKAYHWFNLSAAQGFKPAQAHREQAEQKMTLKQVEQAQALSRQHDSQTNQNNNATDLGERDLPSITGRDALTDVLGNPI; encoded by the coding sequence GTGATTAAAAAACGACTAATTACCTCATTATGCATGGTGTTGTTAAGCGCTGTTTTTTCAGTAGCCCGTGCCGATGGCTTTGACGCGGCTTTTAGTGCTTACGAAAAACGTGATTACACCAGCGCGATGGCTGGCTTTAAACCTTTGGCCAAAGCTGGCGATGTGGTGGCGCAAAATATGATGAGCTTAATGTACGCCAATGGCCAGGGTGTAAACGTGGACATTGCGCAGGCGGTTTTTTGGCAAACTCAAGCGGCAAATCAGGGTGATGTAGGGGCGCAAGTAGCCTTGGCATTTCGTTATTTTGAGGGCAATGGGGTTCCCAAAGATTATCAAAAAGCGTTAGAACTCAATATCGCGGCCGCTAAACAAGGCAATGCCGCCGCGCAATTTAATTTGGGCGTGATGTATGGGCAAGGTATTGGGGTTGAAAAAAACACTGAACAAGCACTGTATTGGTACAGTCAAACCGCCGAACAAGGCGATGCAGCGGTGCAGTTTAATTTAGCTAAAATGTATCAAACGGGTCAAAATGCACCTCAAAGTGATGCCAAAGCATTGTACTGGTACAACAAAGCCGCTATGTCTGGGCATGCAGGTGCGCAAAATAAATTAGGGTTAATGTTTAAAAGTGGTCTTGGGGTTAAAGCCGATTTAGCAAAGGCAGTGCATTGGTTTAATCAAGCCGCCGCGCAAGCTGAACCCGATGCACAACATAACCTTGGGCAATTGTTTCATCTAGGGTTAGGCGTGTCAAAAGACCTTAAAAAAGCGTTTTATTGGTACGATGAAGCCGCTAAACAAGGTCATTTAGGCGCGCAAAACAGCGTGGCCTGGATGCACGAGCATGGGCTAGGGGTGGTTAAGAATGCCCAAACGGCCTTTGCTTGGTATGAGCAAGCTGCAAAGCTGGGCGATGCACAAGCGCAATACAATTTGGGCGTGCTCTACGCCACGGGCAAAGGGATAAAGTCTGATGCGGTTCAAGCAGCGCATTGGTTTAACCTAGCCGCTCAACAACAACACGTGCGTGCACAATACGAATTGGCGGCGGCTTATTTACGTGGTTTAGGGGTAGCACCTGATTTATCTAAGGCCGTAGATTGGTTTAGAACAGCGGCCAAGGCCGGTTATCCTCAGGCTCAAGATCAATTGGGAGTGCGTTATGCACTGGGAGAAGGCGTTGAGCAGAGCTGGGTTAAAGCCTATCACTGGTTTAATTTGTCTGCCGCACAAGGGTTTAAACCCGCACAAGCGCACCGCGAGCAAGCGGAACAAAAAATGACGCTTAAACAAGTTGAGCAAGCCCAAGCGTTATCACGTCAGCATGACAGCCAAACCAATCAAAATAATAACGCGACGGATTTAGGTGAGCGAGACTTGCCAAGCATCACTGGGAGAGATGCGTTAACCGATGTATTGGGCAATCCAATTTAA